A single genomic interval of Juglans regia cultivar Chandler chromosome 1, Walnut 2.0, whole genome shotgun sequence harbors:
- the LOC108988000 gene encoding uncharacterized protein LOC108988000, which produces MEATRLSSAAALLPWRPIMSLPSLNCRRKHVGLTVNAGRERNGRDSGGRLVDENMIVLRMRIREMKISETSQAEPPSNWMEWEKQYYTHYDEDVCEVIGQLQSYLMSIRPSLALGMAAVVTLSVPVSAGMLFLHLIEMAKAILAGAHV; this is translated from the coding sequence ATGGAAGCAACCAGACTTTCATCCGCCGCCGCCCTGCTTCCGTGGCGGCCTATTATGTCGTTGCCATCACTTAATTGCCGGAGAAAACACGTTGGGCTGACTGTGAATGCAGGTAGAGAAAGAAATGGACGAGATTCTGGGGGTAGGCTCGTGGACGAGAACATGATCGTGCTGCGAATGCGCATTAGGGAGATGAAGATTTCAGAGACGAGTCAGGCCGAGCCACCATCGAACTGGATGGAGTGGGAGAAGCAATATTATACGCATTACGATGAGGATGTTTGCGAAGTAATAGGGCAGTTGCAGTCTTATTTGATGAGTATTAGGCCAAGTTTGGCGCTGGGGATGGCTGCAGTCGTTACGTTGAGTGTTCCTGTATCTGCTGGGATGTTATTTCTTCATCTTATAGAGATGGCCAAGGCAATCTTAGCTGGGGCTCATGTATGA